The following are encoded in a window of Providencia rettgeri genomic DNA:
- a CDS encoding choline transporter translates to MTTLNSSKNQQKDKLNSVVFFTSAGLILAFSFFTILMTETANQWIVATLGWVSKTFGWYYLLAATLYIVFVIFVATSRFGNIKLGPEQSKPEFSVLSWSAMLFAAGIGIDLMFFSVAEPVTQYMLPPTGEGETLEAARQAMVWTLFHYGLTGWSMYALMGIALGYFSYRYNLPLTIRSALYPIFGKRIEGPIGHTVDIAAVLGTIFGIATTLGIGVVQLNYGLKVLFDLPQGLSVQSGLIFLSVVMAVISATSGVNKGIRVLSELNVLLALGLILFILFIGDTEFLLNALVLNVGDYVNRFMGMTLNSFAFDRPTEWMNSWTLFFWAWWVAWSPFVGLFLARISRGRTIRQFVIGTLIIPFVFTLLWLSIFGNSALYEIIHGNNELAKTVLEAPEKGFYSLLELYPGFGLTASLATITGLLFYVTSADSGSLVLGNFTSKLSDINNDAPNWLRIFWSVTIGLLTLGMLMTDGVAALQNTTVIMGLPFSFVIFFIMAGLYKSLKVEDFRRVSSLNTNAPAPLYGNGTLNWKQRLGRVMNFPGTRYTQRMLDLVCIPAMEEVAKELTIRGANVTFNILPPQADERLDHLELTVDLGEEQSFIYQVWPQRYSVPGFTYRARSGKSHYFRLETFLWEGSQGNDLMDYTKEQVISDILDQYEKHMNFIHLSRESPGATLTFPETV, encoded by the coding sequence ATGACAACGCTTAATAGTTCAAAAAATCAGCAGAAAGACAAATTAAATTCTGTGGTTTTTTTCACTTCCGCTGGTCTAATTCTAGCGTTTTCTTTTTTCACCATCTTGATGACCGAAACAGCAAATCAATGGATCGTCGCCACCCTTGGCTGGGTATCAAAAACTTTTGGTTGGTATTACTTATTAGCCGCGACCTTATACATTGTCTTTGTGATTTTTGTTGCAACATCTCGCTTCGGTAATATCAAACTCGGGCCAGAGCAATCCAAACCAGAATTTAGCGTGCTAAGTTGGTCAGCCATGCTATTTGCTGCGGGGATTGGCATTGACTTAATGTTTTTCTCGGTAGCGGAACCCGTTACCCAATATATGCTGCCGCCAACGGGTGAAGGCGAAACATTAGAAGCAGCTCGTCAGGCGATGGTGTGGACCCTGTTCCACTATGGCCTGACGGGCTGGTCAATGTACGCGTTAATGGGCATTGCCTTAGGTTATTTTAGCTATCGCTACAATTTGCCTTTAACTATTCGTTCAGCCCTCTACCCTATTTTCGGTAAACGTATTGAAGGACCAATTGGTCATACTGTCGATATCGCTGCGGTGTTGGGGACTATTTTTGGTATTGCCACCACCCTTGGGATCGGTGTCGTGCAACTTAATTATGGGTTAAAAGTTCTGTTCGATTTGCCTCAAGGCTTATCGGTTCAAAGTGGCTTAATTTTCCTTTCTGTGGTGATGGCTGTCATTTCTGCCACGTCAGGCGTGAACAAAGGTATACGCGTCTTATCCGAACTTAATGTCTTGCTCGCCTTGGGGCTGATTTTATTTATCTTATTTATCGGCGATACCGAATTCCTACTCAATGCATTAGTGTTAAATGTGGGTGATTACGTTAACCGTTTTATGGGGATGACACTTAACAGCTTTGCATTTGACCGCCCTACTGAGTGGATGAACAGTTGGACACTGTTTTTCTGGGCGTGGTGGGTTGCATGGTCTCCCTTTGTCGGGTTATTCCTTGCGCGTATTTCACGGGGAAGAACGATCCGTCAGTTTGTCATTGGTACCTTAATTATTCCTTTTGTTTTCACACTATTATGGTTATCTATTTTTGGTAATAGTGCACTGTATGAAATTATTCATGGGAATAATGAGCTCGCAAAAACCGTGTTAGAAGCCCCTGAAAAAGGGTTCTACTCCCTCCTCGAACTCTATCCCGGATTTGGCTTAACCGCTTCGCTTGCCACGATCACAGGGTTACTTTTCTATGTGACGTCCGCCGACTCTGGCTCGCTGGTACTGGGTAATTTCACGTCAAAGTTAAGTGATATCAATAATGATGCCCCAAATTGGTTACGTATTTTTTGGTCTGTCACCATTGGCTTACTGACATTGGGTATGCTGATGACCGATGGCGTCGCTGCGTTACAAAATACGACAGTGATCATGGGACTTCCCTTTAGCTTTGTGATTTTCTTTATTATGGCAGGATTATATAAGTCATTAAAAGTAGAAGACTTTAGGCGAGTCAGTTCATTAAATACCAATGCACCTGCACCACTGTATGGCAATGGAACGCTAAACTGGAAGCAGCGTTTAGGTCGCGTGATGAACTTTCCCGGTACGCGCTATACGCAGCGTATGTTGGACTTAGTCTGCATCCCAGCAATGGAAGAAGTGGCAAAAGAATTAACCATCCGCGGGGCTAATGTCACATTTAATATCTTGCCGCCACAAGCCGATGAACGGCTAGATCACTTAGAGCTCACCGTTGACCTCGGTGAAGAGCAAAGCTTTATTTACCAAGTGTGGCCACAGCGTTATTCTGTTCCCGGCTTTACCTATCGTGCCCGTTCGGGTAAATCCCATTATTTCCGCTTGGAAACCTTCTTATGGGAGGGGTCGCAAGGCAATGATTTAATGGATTACACCAAAGAGCAGGTAATCAGTGACATTCTCGATCAGTACGAAAAACATATGAATTTCATTCATTTGAGTCGAGAATCTCCCGGGGCAACGCTCACCTTCCCTGAAACTGTTTAA
- the cbpA gene encoding curved DNA-binding protein, whose protein sequence is MELKDYYSIMGVNRTDDLKTIKTAYRRLARKYHPDVSKEPDAEARFKEIAEAWAVLSDKEKRAEYDEMWEHRNDPYFNQGAQGQQGYSYSQQGFGAGDFDDIFSSMFSQRAGGAGTRQARRHRGHDLEVELAIFLEESQESHKRTISYHLPVYNAFGFIENEIPKTLNVTLPAGVVDGQRIRLKGQGTPGENGGENGDLWITIRIAPHPLFDIKGHDLEVVVPLAPWEAALGTKITIPTLKDPILITVPANSQAGQKLRFKGKGLKHKGIAGDLYAIIKIVMPQSSDDESKVLWQKLAETQKNFDPRKNWGGK, encoded by the coding sequence ATGGAACTAAAGGATTATTACAGCATCATGGGTGTAAATCGCACCGATGATTTGAAGACGATTAAGACGGCATATCGTCGTTTAGCACGTAAATACCACCCCGATGTCAGTAAAGAGCCTGATGCGGAGGCTCGCTTTAAGGAAATCGCAGAAGCGTGGGCGGTACTCAGTGACAAGGAAAAGCGTGCAGAATACGATGAAATGTGGGAGCATCGAAATGATCCCTATTTCAACCAAGGAGCCCAAGGCCAGCAAGGTTATTCGTACTCCCAGCAAGGTTTTGGTGCAGGGGATTTTGATGATATTTTTTCCTCAATGTTTTCTCAACGTGCAGGTGGCGCAGGGACAAGGCAGGCTCGCCGCCATCGTGGCCATGACCTCGAAGTTGAACTGGCGATTTTTTTAGAAGAGAGCCAAGAGTCACATAAACGCACCATCAGTTATCACTTACCGGTCTATAACGCTTTTGGTTTTATCGAAAATGAAATTCCCAAAACACTCAATGTGACTCTACCTGCTGGTGTAGTTGATGGGCAACGCATTCGCTTAAAAGGACAAGGAACCCCAGGGGAAAATGGAGGAGAAAATGGTGACCTATGGATAACTATCCGTATTGCACCACACCCATTGTTCGATATTAAAGGCCATGATTTAGAAGTGGTTGTGCCATTAGCACCTTGGGAAGCGGCACTGGGGACTAAAATTACTATCCCTACCTTAAAAGACCCCATCCTGATCACTGTGCCAGCCAATAGCCAAGCAGGGCAAAAATTACGATTTAAAGGTAAGGGGCTGAAACATAAGGGTATTGCAGGTGATTTATACGCAATTATCAAAATTGTGATGCCGCAAAGCAGTGATGATGAATCGAAAGTACTGTGGCAGAAATTAGCGGAAACTCAGAAGAACTTTGACCCGCGCAAGAATTGGGGAGGAAAATAA
- the kdgR gene encoding DNA-binding transcriptional regulator KdgR — MDKTTQTDAVSAVVKVFSILSALGEQKEIGVSELSQRLLMSKATTFRFLQTMKQLGYVEQQGEADKYSLTLKLFELGAKSLEYVDLIEIADKEMRHIGQITHEAVHLGALDEDAIIYIHKIDSSYNLRMYSRVGRRNPLYCTAIGKILLAWQDEEAIRLALKDESFTQKTDTTILNLDDLLVELAEVRECHYAQDREEQELGLRCIAVPVYDRLGHVVAGLSISFPTIRFDEQQLDHYVQLLKASGRRISEKMGYHHYP; from the coding sequence ATGGATAAGACAACTCAAACTGATGCCGTATCCGCAGTGGTGAAAGTGTTTAGTATTCTCAGCGCGTTAGGGGAACAAAAAGAGATCGGTGTTTCCGAGCTATCCCAGCGCTTATTGATGTCAAAAGCCACCACTTTTCGTTTTTTGCAAACCATGAAACAACTGGGCTATGTGGAACAACAGGGAGAGGCTGATAAGTACTCACTCACTTTGAAACTCTTTGAGCTAGGTGCAAAGTCCCTTGAATATGTGGATCTCATTGAAATTGCGGATAAGGAAATGCGCCATATTGGGCAAATAACCCATGAGGCGGTGCATTTAGGGGCATTAGATGAAGATGCCATTATTTATATCCATAAAATTGATTCTAGCTATAACTTGCGGATGTATTCGCGAGTCGGCCGCCGTAACCCGTTGTATTGCACTGCGATAGGTAAAATTTTACTGGCTTGGCAAGATGAAGAAGCTATTCGTTTGGCGTTAAAAGATGAGTCGTTTACCCAAAAAACGGATACCACCATTTTAAACCTTGATGATTTGCTGGTGGAGCTAGCTGAGGTACGTGAATGCCATTATGCACAGGATAGAGAAGAACAAGAGTTAGGCTTACGTTGCATCGCGGTGCCAGTATACGACCGTTTAGGGCATGTTGTGGCAGGGCTATCCATTTCGTTCCCTACCATTCGGTTTGATGAGCAGCAACTTGACCATTATGTGCAACTGCTAAAAGCGTCAGGCCGCCGTATTTCAGAAAAAATGGGATATCATCATTATCCATAA
- a CDS encoding sugar kinase: MSTDPQVAVIGECMVELQKSGELYKQTFGGDTLNTALYLSRLTKNQGVTTRYITGLGKDPFSQQMLTSWQQEGINTDDVFISDKHLPGMYLIETSADGERRFFYWRDNAAAKFWLDENSQARTQQLLNSQQFIYLSGISLAILPDTARQLLMGILQQAKQHGAKIVFDNNYRPALWPSKEAAKQAYQQILLLTDIAFLTFDDEQQLYGDCHEIEAIARTQLYGVNEIVIKRGAEPCYVIINNERYEVPANKVSHVVDTTAAGDSFSAGYLACRILGGTPCDAAKTGHLLAGTVIQHRGAIIPTEAMPTTDLGKC; this comes from the coding sequence ATGAGTACAGATCCGCAAGTTGCCGTCATTGGCGAATGCATGGTTGAATTGCAAAAGTCGGGGGAGCTGTATAAGCAAACCTTTGGTGGGGATACGCTTAATACCGCGCTATACCTGTCTCGCTTAACAAAAAACCAAGGTGTGACGACCCGTTATATCACCGGTTTAGGGAAAGACCCATTCAGCCAGCAAATGCTAACAAGTTGGCAGCAAGAAGGGATCAATACTGATGACGTGTTTATTTCTGATAAGCACTTACCAGGTATGTATTTAATTGAAACCTCCGCCGATGGCGAACGCCGTTTCTTTTATTGGCGTGATAACGCTGCCGCCAAATTTTGGTTGGATGAAAACAGTCAAGCACGTACACAGCAACTTCTTAATTCACAACAATTTATTTATCTAAGTGGTATCAGCTTAGCCATTTTACCTGACACTGCTCGCCAGCTTTTAATGGGCATTTTGCAACAGGCTAAACAGCATGGGGCGAAAATTGTGTTTGATAATAATTATCGTCCTGCACTTTGGCCGTCAAAAGAAGCCGCAAAACAAGCGTATCAACAAATCTTGCTGTTAACCGATATCGCTTTTCTCACCTTTGATGATGAGCAACAACTGTATGGGGATTGCCATGAAATCGAAGCCATCGCACGTACACAGCTGTATGGAGTGAATGAGATTGTGATCAAGCGCGGTGCTGAACCCTGCTATGTGATCATCAATAATGAACGTTATGAAGTACCAGCGAATAAAGTCAGCCATGTGGTTGATACCACTGCCGCAGGGGATTCGTTCAGTGCGGGTTACCTTGCCTGTCGTATTTTGGGCGGAACACCTTGTGACGCTGCCAAAACTGGCCACTTATTGGCGGGAACCGTTATCCAACACCGGGGAGCGATTATTCCGACCGAGGCCATGCCAACCACCGATTTAGGAAAATGTTAA
- the betI gene encoding transcriptional regulator BetI has protein sequence MPKIGIQSIRKQQLIQATLAVINEVGMQEASFVLIARKAGVSTGIISHYFRDKNGLLEATMRHIQYQLGFAVAMRLRMLTGADAKSRIQAIVEGNFDPTQTSEAAMKTWLAFWASSMHQPNLNRLQQVNDRRLYSNLSYEFGRVLAKQEARMAAKGLAALIDGLWLRSALSNEVFPVSDALKITNEYIEMKLGEAQVSQT, from the coding sequence ATGCCGAAAATAGGAATTCAATCGATACGTAAACAGCAGTTAATTCAGGCGACGTTAGCGGTGATTAATGAGGTTGGCATGCAAGAAGCCAGCTTTGTATTAATCGCTCGCAAAGCAGGGGTTTCCACAGGGATTATTAGTCATTATTTCCGTGACAAGAATGGCCTGCTCGAAGCCACTATGCGCCATATTCAATATCAATTGGGCTTTGCCGTTGCGATGCGTTTGAGAATGTTAACAGGAGCAGACGCAAAATCGCGCATTCAAGCCATAGTAGAGGGAAATTTCGACCCAACGCAAACCAGTGAAGCGGCGATGAAAACATGGCTCGCATTTTGGGCAAGCAGTATGCACCAGCCAAATTTAAACCGCTTACAGCAAGTTAATGATCGGCGTTTATATTCAAATTTAAGCTATGAGTTTGGTCGTGTGCTTGCAAAACAGGAGGCGAGAATGGCGGCAAAAGGCCTTGCAGCGCTAATTGATGGATTGTGGCTACGCAGTGCGTTAAGTAACGAGGTTTTCCCCGTTTCAGATGCGTTAAAGATAACCAATGAGTATATCGAAATGAAACTCGGCGAGGCGCAAGTATCTCAAACCTAA
- a CDS encoding RNA polymerase sigma factor FliA: MSDLYTAEGVINKNSLWERYYPLIRHEALKLQVRLPASVDIDDLIQAGGIGLLHALERFDITQGASFATYAVQRIRGSMLDELRSRDWVPRSVRRQAREMTKAIGALEQSLGRSATEPEIAKALDIDLAEYRQALLDTNNSQLFSYDEWHEIHGESCEPQMDENDGGNPLSLLLDSSLRDQIAAAIEQLPEREKMVLTLYYQEELNLKEIGAVLEVGESRVSQLHSQAIKRLRGRLK; encoded by the coding sequence GTGAGTGATTTGTATACTGCCGAAGGTGTGATTAATAAAAATAGCCTATGGGAGCGTTATTACCCTCTAATACGCCACGAAGCCCTGAAACTGCAAGTTAGACTACCCGCCAGTGTTGATATTGATGACCTAATTCAAGCAGGGGGGATTGGTTTACTGCATGCATTGGAACGTTTCGATATTACCCAAGGGGCATCGTTCGCCACCTATGCGGTACAGCGAATTCGTGGTTCGATGTTAGATGAATTGCGCAGCCGCGACTGGGTGCCGCGCAGTGTACGTCGCCAAGCAAGGGAAATGACCAAAGCTATTGGCGCACTGGAGCAATCGTTAGGGCGCAGTGCGACGGAGCCAGAAATTGCTAAAGCGCTGGATATCGACCTTGCGGAATATCGCCAAGCGCTGCTTGATACCAATAATAGCCAACTGTTTTCCTACGATGAGTGGCACGAAATTCACGGGGAAAGCTGCGAGCCACAAATGGATGAGAACGATGGCGGCAACCCACTGAGTTTGTTGTTAGATTCCAGTTTACGCGACCAGATTGCGGCGGCGATAGAGCAATTGCCAGAGCGCGAGAAGATGGTGCTGACGCTGTATTATCAAGAGGAGCTGAATCTGAAGGAGATCGGTGCGGTGCTGGAGGTGGGGGAGTCGAGGGTGAGTCAGTTGCATAGTCAGGCTATTAAGCGCCTCCGTGGCCGTCTCAAATGA
- a CDS encoding chaperone modulator CbpM, whose amino-acid sequence MEQLTTLTVIDFCIHTGIAEDELQEIVGLGIVQPIETTREWLFDDQAVIIVKKAVRLYHELEIDWPGIAMAMSLMDQNEMLRRENEMLRLQLTRFIG is encoded by the coding sequence ATGGAACAGTTAACCACACTAACCGTTATTGATTTCTGTATTCATACAGGCATCGCCGAAGACGAATTACAGGAGATTGTTGGGCTAGGAATAGTTCAACCCATTGAAACAACACGCGAATGGTTGTTCGACGACCAAGCGGTGATCATCGTGAAAAAGGCGGTGCGTCTTTACCATGAGCTAGAAATTGATTGGCCGGGTATCGCAATGGCCATGAGCCTGATGGATCAAAATGAAATGCTACGGCGTGAAAATGAGATGTTGCGGTTACAATTAACCCGCTTTATTGGTTAG
- a CDS encoding GNAT family N-acetyltransferase: MDAIASRLNYKVNFAISVEDFIRLILQSPFKEIVSTDNITQLDAMLNNADLLISVWDEDQVVGFVRAVTDFSSCCYLCELAIDTNYQKHGIDRYLIRLVAEELPANCQIVFFSTDSNLTEYLKLGFTQSPRAWHTTAETYLAKSAYGD; encoded by the coding sequence ATGGATGCCATCGCCAGTCGCCTGAACTATAAAGTGAATTTTGCCATTTCTGTTGAGGATTTTATTCGGTTAATTCTTCAGTCACCGTTTAAAGAAATCGTATCAACCGATAACATAACTCAATTAGACGCAATGCTTAATAATGCAGATTTATTGATTAGTGTATGGGATGAAGATCAGGTGGTGGGATTTGTCCGCGCGGTCACCGATTTTAGTTCTTGCTGTTATCTCTGCGAACTTGCCATTGATACCAATTATCAAAAGCACGGTATCGACCGTTATTTGATACGCCTTGTCGCTGAAGAGCTCCCTGCCAACTGCCAGATTGTATTTTTTTCGACCGACAGCAACCTTACCGAATACCTAAAACTGGGGTTCACTCAATCTCCTCGAGCTTGGCACACCACCGCAGAGACCTATTTAGCGAAATCCGCCTATGGGGATTGA
- a CDS encoding chitinase, translating to MSKTYFGPYIDVSVDATWNDWQNYPNGRPNAKYSQAAIKYGVDILYLGFLTATRDKQAAWAAQPTMPISWAKPLTDELIDGGVKVAVSFGGAANQDVSLVQTQEQLIATYQEAINILGASHIDLDFENGLYDADNAFSALKVIIKNNPQITLSLTLPTLPTGLTSTGLALVKKSVDAGLVMKVNGMAMDYYDPNISSLGDAAIKAAISIKNQLKPFYPTVDDKQLYDYVQITPMIGLNDDLAMFSFHDADILSEFAKRIGLNLVSMWSLTRDRPGNKPYPEATSSGNPEQTHEFEYTALFTQKLNR from the coding sequence ATGAGTAAAACATATTTTGGACCTTATATTGATGTCAGTGTCGATGCAACTTGGAACGATTGGCAAAATTACCCGAATGGTCGACCTAATGCGAAATACAGCCAAGCAGCTATCAAATATGGGGTTGATATTCTTTACCTTGGTTTCTTAACCGCAACCCGTGATAAACAAGCGGCATGGGCCGCGCAACCGACGATGCCTATTAGCTGGGCAAAACCCTTAACTGATGAACTTATTGATGGTGGCGTTAAAGTGGCCGTTTCATTTGGCGGGGCGGCAAACCAAGATGTATCGTTAGTACAAACGCAAGAGCAGTTGATTGCAACATACCAAGAGGCCATTAATATACTAGGCGCATCGCATATCGATTTAGATTTTGAAAACGGTCTTTATGATGCAGATAATGCATTTTCTGCATTAAAAGTGATTATCAAAAATAACCCGCAAATCACCCTCAGTTTAACCTTACCCACCCTACCGACGGGGTTGACAAGTACAGGATTAGCATTGGTCAAAAAATCAGTGGATGCGGGTTTAGTGATGAAAGTAAATGGCATGGCGATGGATTATTATGACCCTAATATCAGTAGCCTAGGTGACGCTGCCATTAAAGCAGCGATCAGCATTAAGAACCAATTAAAGCCATTCTACCCAACAGTTGATGATAAACAACTGTATGATTATGTTCAAATTACACCGATGATTGGCTTAAATGATGATCTCGCCATGTTCAGTTTCCATGATGCCGATATTTTAAGTGAATTTGCTAAAAGAATCGGCTTGAACCTTGTTTCAATGTGGAGCCTAACACGCGATCGTCCAGGCAATAAACCTTACCCAGAGGCCACCAGTTCAGGCAACCCCGAGCAAACCCATGAATTTGAATACACGGCGTTATTTACCCAAAAACTGAACAGGTAA
- the betB gene encoding betaine-aldehyde dehydrogenase encodes MKNPPLHQLYIHGGYVDSSQPQCDQFPAINPANGEVIANLQSASQEDIQWAVESAKQGQKVWAAMTAMERSRILRRAVDILRERNDELAYLETLDTGKPLSETRYVDIVTGADVLEYYAGLIPALEGQQIPLRESAFVYTRREPLGVVAGIGAWNYPIQIALWKSAPALAAGNAMVFKPSEVTSLTALKLAEIYTQAGVPAGVFNVVTGKGGEVGQWLTEHPEIAKVSFTGGIATGKTVMANASVSSLKDVTMELGGKSPLIIFADADLDKAADIAMMANFYSSGQVCTNGTRVFIPQSLKAQFEAKIIERVARINIGSPIEEDTNFGPLVSFPHMENVLRYIELGKQQGARLLCGGERITEGDFANGAYVAPTVFTDCDDDMQITQEEIFGPVMSILSYQTEDEVIARANHSIYGLAAGIVTQDLTRAHRVIHQLEAGICWINTWGESPAEMPVGGYKHSGIGRENGIITLQNYTQIKSIQVELGEFTSVF; translated from the coding sequence ATGAAGAACCCACCACTACATCAGCTTTATATTCATGGTGGTTATGTTGATAGTTCGCAACCGCAGTGTGACCAATTCCCCGCAATCAATCCCGCCAATGGGGAGGTGATTGCCAATCTGCAATCTGCCAGTCAAGAAGATATTCAGTGGGCGGTTGAAAGTGCCAAACAAGGGCAGAAAGTGTGGGCCGCCATGACCGCAATGGAACGCTCTCGGATTTTACGTCGAGCGGTGGATATTTTACGTGAACGTAATGATGAGTTGGCTTACCTTGAAACCCTTGATACGGGCAAGCCACTTTCAGAAACCCGTTATGTGGACATTGTGACGGGGGCAGATGTGCTCGAATACTACGCAGGTTTAATTCCTGCCCTTGAAGGGCAACAAATCCCCTTACGTGAAAGCGCATTTGTGTATACCCGCCGTGAACCTTTGGGGGTTGTGGCGGGGATAGGCGCGTGGAATTACCCCATCCAAATTGCCTTATGGAAATCCGCACCGGCTCTTGCTGCGGGTAATGCTATGGTCTTTAAACCCAGTGAAGTGACATCGTTAACCGCACTTAAACTTGCTGAAATTTATACACAAGCGGGCGTCCCGGCAGGGGTGTTTAATGTGGTGACGGGCAAGGGAGGTGAAGTCGGGCAATGGCTCACCGAACATCCTGAAATTGCCAAAGTATCATTTACTGGCGGGATAGCTACAGGGAAAACAGTGATGGCAAATGCGTCAGTCTCTTCCCTAAAAGATGTCACTATGGAGCTGGGAGGCAAGTCGCCGTTAATTATTTTTGCTGATGCGGATTTAGATAAAGCCGCCGATATCGCCATGATGGCCAATTTTTACAGCTCAGGCCAAGTTTGCACCAATGGAACTCGGGTATTTATTCCTCAATCACTTAAAGCGCAGTTTGAAGCGAAAATTATTGAGCGTGTGGCACGGATTAACATCGGTTCCCCCATTGAAGAAGACACCAATTTTGGCCCACTAGTCAGCTTCCCCCATATGGAAAATGTATTACGTTACATTGAGTTAGGGAAACAGCAAGGGGCGCGATTATTGTGTGGTGGTGAACGGATCACTGAGGGAGATTTTGCCAATGGCGCCTATGTGGCTCCCACCGTTTTTACCGATTGCGACGATGACATGCAAATCACGCAGGAAGAAATTTTTGGCCCAGTGATGAGCATTTTAAGCTATCAAACGGAAGATGAAGTGATTGCACGTGCAAACCATTCCATATATGGGCTGGCAGCGGGCATTGTGACGCAGGACTTAACGCGTGCTCATCGGGTTATTCATCAGTTAGAAGCCGGCATTTGTTGGATCAACACATGGGGTGAATCCCCAGCAGAGATGCCAGTGGGAGGCTATAAGCATTCGGGGATTGGGCGTGAAAATGGCATCATTACGCTGCAAAATTATACCCAAATCAAATCAATTCAAGTGGAACTCGGGGAGTTTACATCCGTTTTTTAA
- a CDS encoding bifunctional 4-hydroxy-2-oxoglutarate aldolase/2-dehydro-3-deoxy-phosphogluconate aldolase produces the protein MNQLIERIKKLNVVPVITINNAEHGAPLAKALVENGLPCAEVTFRTPAAVQAIKNMRAAYPELLIAAGTVLTTEQVDQAIEAGVDFIVSPGFNPKIVAYCQQKQVIIIPGVNNPSLVEQALEFNLTTLKFFPAEASGGVAMLKALSAVYPVKFMPTGGIGVKNIKEYTTLPSVLVCGGSWMVPNELIDSENWQALGKLIAEAATL, from the coding sequence ATGAATCAATTAATTGAAAGAATTAAAAAACTGAACGTTGTTCCCGTGATCACTATCAATAATGCAGAACATGGCGCACCGCTTGCTAAAGCCTTGGTGGAAAATGGTCTGCCGTGTGCTGAAGTCACTTTCCGTACCCCTGCTGCTGTGCAGGCGATTAAAAATATGCGCGCCGCCTACCCTGAGTTATTGATTGCAGCAGGTACCGTGTTAACCACTGAACAAGTCGACCAAGCTATTGAAGCAGGTGTAGACTTTATTGTCAGCCCAGGTTTTAACCCCAAAATCGTCGCCTATTGCCAACAAAAACAGGTGATTATTATTCCGGGAGTGAATAACCCAAGTTTAGTGGAGCAAGCCCTTGAATTTAATCTGACCACCTTAAAATTTTTCCCAGCAGAAGCCTCTGGTGGCGTTGCGATGCTAAAAGCCCTCAGCGCAGTTTACCCCGTGAAATTTATGCCAACGGGCGGTATCGGCGTGAAAAATATTAAAGAATACACCACCTTACCTTCGGTGCTAGTCTGTGGCGGCTCTTGGATGGTACCAAATGAATTAATTGACAGTGAAAACTGGCAAGCGCTTGGCAAGTTAATCGCCGAAGCAGCAACACTTTAA